A part of Candidatus Magasanikbacteria bacterium RIFOXYB2_FULL_38_10 genomic DNA contains:
- a CDS encoding 50S ribosomal protein L33: MSQDNLIKLECTVCKRVTYHSHKNKKILKNRLELKKYCRHCKKHNLHKETK; encoded by the coding sequence ATGTCGCAAGATAATCTCATTAAATTAGAGTGTACTGTTTGCAAGCGCGTCACTTATCACAGTCATAAAAATAAAAAAATTCTCAAGAATCGCTTGGAATTAAAAAAATATTGCCGCCACTGCAAGAAACACAATCTTCATAAAGAAACTAAATAA
- a CDS encoding triose-phosphate isomerase → MKKIIVGNWKMYLNKGEAVELLQAIKNDFKNKADLEVVICPSFVDLFVAADFLKTNDLPIFLGAQDSCWEDWGAFTGEISPKYLKEIGCQYVILGHSERRQNLGENNELINKKMLKVLANGLVPILCVGETKEEKDNGETLKIIGEQLQNCLKDVKNDNFIIVYEPVWAIGTGAPCLPEEAENVHKFIKEKVKKILGVEKVTVLYGGSVDDTNVADFLNQKNVEGVLVGGVSVKKDIFVRLLSNS, encoded by the coding sequence ATGAAAAAAATTATTGTTGGTAATTGGAAGATGTACCTAAATAAGGGTGAAGCCGTGGAACTATTACAGGCAATTAAAAATGATTTTAAAAATAAGGCCGATTTGGAGGTGGTCATTTGCCCTTCTTTTGTTGATCTATTCGTTGCCGCTGATTTTTTAAAAACCAATGATCTTCCTATTTTTTTAGGGGCGCAAGATTCTTGCTGGGAGGATTGGGGAGCATTTACTGGCGAAATATCACCAAAGTATTTAAAAGAAATAGGCTGTCAATATGTTATTTTAGGCCATAGTGAAAGAAGGCAAAATCTTGGCGAAAATAACGAATTGATAAATAAAAAAATGTTAAAAGTTTTAGCCAACGGCTTGGTTCCTATTTTATGCGTAGGGGAAACTAAAGAAGAAAAAGATAATGGTGAGACTTTAAAAATAATCGGGGAGCAATTGCAAAATTGTTTAAAGGATGTTAAAAATGATAATTTTATTATTGTTTATGAACCGGTTTGGGCAATTGGCACGGGAGCGCCTTGTCTTCCAGAAGAGGCGGAAAATGTACATAAATTTATTAAAGAAAAAGTTAAGAAAATACTGGGCGTGGAAAAGGTCACTGTTTTGTATGGCGGTAGCGTTGACGATACTAATGTGGCCGATTTTTTAAATCAAAAAAATGTGGAAGGAGTTTTAGTTGGCGGAGTCAGTGTTAAAAAAGATATTTTTGTTCGTCTTTTATCCAATTCTTAA
- a CDS encoding cupin encodes MKGYVIDLETMTQENNKFRRVLYTAKNSQLVLMSLLPGEEIGEEVHELDQFLRIEKGQGKAILNDAEYVLGDGYAVVVPAGTKHNIINTSDREEMKLYTVYSPPEHQDGVIRATKAEAEAQEEHFDGKITE; translated from the coding sequence ATGAAAGGATATGTGATAGATTTAGAAACAATGACGCAGGAAAACAATAAATTCCGTCGTGTTTTATACACGGCCAAAAATAGTCAATTAGTGTTGATGAGTTTATTGCCTGGTGAGGAAATTGGCGAAGAAGTGCATGAACTGGACCAATTTTTAAGAATTGAAAAAGGCCAAGGTAAGGCTATTTTAAATGATGCGGAATATGTTCTTGGTGATGGTTATGCCGTGGTTGTGCCGGCCGGAACCAAGCATAATATTATCAATACTTCTGATAGAGAAGAAATGAAGCTTTACACTGTTTATTCACCCCCAGAACATCAAGATGGCGTTATACGTGCCACTAAAGCCGAAGCCGAGGCCCAAGAAGAACATTTTGACGGTAAAATCACAGAATAA
- a CDS encoding Mn transporter, which produces MWEKAKKIWPRMLFFFSVIGPGIIAANADNDAGGISTYSIAGAHFGLKMLWVLFLITFSLAITQEMGVRIGLITRQGLGGIIRERFGVRWTVFAMLTLLVANLGTIVAEFAGIAASLSIFGVSKYLSVPLAALIVWLVLSRGSFKLAERIFLIFSLFYLVYIVNGFLIHPNFGESLTALVTPHLEWSAPFLLTLIALIGTTITPWGQFFIQSYVVDKGLDIKHYRVEKAEVYLGAFLTNIVSFFIIVGTAATLYKHGVRIEDAKDAALALKPLAGHFAEILFAFGLFISSMLGAFILPTTTAYAFCEAFGWEYGFNTGWKRARIFYSIILLSIALPALLILLPKIPLMNVMLLSQDINGILLPIILIFVMIIINDKKVMGEYVSRRLGNFISWITVFGIIFFTILLLFFSFFK; this is translated from the coding sequence ATGTGGGAAAAAGCAAAAAAAATTTGGCCCAGAATGTTATTTTTTTTCAGTGTGATTGGTCCGGGCATTATAGCCGCCAATGCAGATAATGACGCCGGCGGAATCAGTACTTATTCTATCGCCGGTGCGCATTTTGGTCTTAAGATGCTTTGGGTTCTTTTTTTAATTACCTTTTCTTTGGCTATCACTCAAGAAATGGGTGTGCGTATCGGACTTATTACTCGCCAAGGATTGGGAGGAATAATCAGAGAACGTTTTGGCGTGCGCTGGACTGTTTTTGCCATGTTAACTCTTTTGGTGGCTAATTTAGGTACTATTGTGGCAGAATTTGCCGGTATTGCCGCTTCTTTAAGCATTTTTGGTGTTAGTAAATATCTTTCCGTACCTTTGGCGGCTTTAATTGTTTGGCTGGTTCTTTCCAGAGGTTCTTTTAAATTGGCTGAAAGAATTTTTTTAATTTTTTCTTTATTTTATTTAGTTTATATTGTTAATGGTTTCTTAATTCATCCTAATTTTGGTGAGTCTTTAACCGCTTTAGTGACGCCACATTTGGAATGGTCCGCTCCTTTTTTGTTAACCTTAATCGCTTTAATCGGTACAACCATTACTCCGTGGGGTCAATTTTTTATTCAATCTTATGTGGTTGATAAAGGTTTGGATATTAAACATTATCGCGTGGAAAAGGCCGAGGTATATTTAGGCGCTTTTTTAACCAATATCGTTAGTTTTTTCATTATCGTTGGCACAGCCGCAACTTTATATAAACACGGTGTTAGAATAGAAGACGCTAAAGATGCCGCCTTGGCGCTTAAGCCTTTAGCCGGACATTTTGCTGAAATTCTTTTTGCCTTTGGACTTTTTATTTCTTCCATGTTGGGGGCCTTCATTTTACCCACAACCACAGCTTACGCGTTTTGTGAGGCATTTGGTTGGGAATATGGTTTTAACACCGGTTGGAAGAGAGCTAGAATTTTTTATAGTATAATTTTGTTATCCATTGCTTTGCCTGCCCTTCTTATTTTATTGCCTAAAATTCCTTTAATGAATGTAATGCTTTTATCGCAGGACATTAACGGCATTCTTTTACCAATAATTTTAATTTTTGTCATGATTATTATTAATGATAAAAAAGTAATGGGAGAGTATGTAAGCAGGCGCTTAGGTAATTTTATTAGTTGGATTACTGTCTTTGGAATCATATTTTTTACAATCTTACTTTTATTTTTCTCTTTCTTTAAATAA